The Bradyrhizobium ottawaense genome window below encodes:
- a CDS encoding transglycosylase SLT domain-containing protein has product MNQCLRSLACLVAVAAMALLPTELAAKSSHKSSAPKKSHEAKAGKQRHTVAKSRHGKHAEAKRKSKKTGDEPSEKPAAPPLTGDLAALKDAIDLARKGKTDDASAARDRITDPAGQKLADWFMLRHSESTANFKRYAAFLAANPGWPSSALLRRRAEARLWQEKADAATVHKFTMDRPTSAKGKFALARVLLAEGDVDRATRLVREAWRTDELSERSEEDSYEAFRDLLNSEDHRARMDKRLGAKDYAGARRAAKRLGEDALAIVKACAAVTGKASKAKDDLEDVPTEARRDLGYVLCRAQWHLQKDRIDDAAEVILAAAPDTMAAQDTDAWWRERRLLARKLLDQGKFKTAYDVVRTAAVPEKEVYRVDYHFMCGWIALRFLGDPQAAMVHFAAIDEGSANPIALSRAHYWRGRAAEAMGATADARMSYRAAARYPTAYYGQLARAKLGLDRIELRPPSPVLAALDTPPADERVRAADMLYGIGERDTVFYYAEDFAKESTDVAALEGLGELAGQRRDARVMLEVGKSALARGLALDHYAFPTIGIPEHQQVAPAIETSVIYSVARTESSFDQRDKSPANAVGLMQVTPEAGRDTAKRFGLTYDWDKMVSDPVYNTQMGAAELSALLSEYRGNQIMTFAGYNAGRGRVREWVQARGDPRDPKVDPVDWVERIPLSETRNYVQRVMENVLVYRARFEGSSMIAGKSDQRVTTQEVSAAPTGSAAAPSP; this is encoded by the coding sequence ATGAACCAGTGCCTACGCTCGCTCGCGTGTCTCGTTGCCGTGGCCGCAATGGCCCTCCTCCCCACCGAGCTGGCGGCGAAGAGCAGCCACAAATCGTCTGCGCCGAAAAAGTCGCATGAGGCGAAAGCCGGCAAGCAGCGACATACCGTGGCCAAGTCCCGTCACGGCAAGCATGCCGAGGCCAAGCGCAAGTCGAAGAAGACCGGCGACGAGCCATCAGAGAAACCGGCCGCCCCGCCCCTCACCGGCGACCTCGCCGCGCTGAAGGATGCGATCGACCTCGCGCGCAAGGGCAAGACGGATGACGCGAGCGCGGCGCGCGACCGCATCACTGATCCCGCCGGTCAGAAGCTCGCCGACTGGTTCATGCTGCGCCATTCCGAGAGCACGGCGAATTTCAAGCGTTATGCCGCCTTCCTTGCCGCCAATCCGGGTTGGCCGAGCAGCGCCCTGCTCCGCCGCCGCGCCGAGGCGCGGCTGTGGCAGGAGAAGGCCGACGCGGCCACCGTGCACAAATTCACCATGGACCGCCCGACCAGCGCCAAGGGCAAGTTCGCCCTCGCCCGCGTGCTGCTCGCTGAAGGCGACGTCGACAGGGCTACCCGGCTCGTGCGCGAGGCCTGGCGCACTGACGAATTGTCCGAGCGGAGCGAGGAGGATTCCTACGAAGCGTTCCGCGATCTGCTCAACTCCGAGGATCATCGCGCCCGCATGGACAAGCGGCTCGGCGCCAAGGACTATGCCGGTGCGCGGCGCGCGGCAAAACGGCTCGGCGAGGATGCGCTGGCGATCGTCAAGGCTTGCGCCGCCGTCACCGGCAAGGCCAGCAAGGCCAAGGATGATCTCGAGGACGTACCGACTGAAGCGCGCCGCGATCTCGGCTATGTGCTGTGCCGCGCCCAATGGCACCTCCAGAAGGACCGCATCGACGACGCCGCCGAGGTGATCCTGGCCGCCGCGCCCGACACCATGGCCGCGCAGGACACCGACGCCTGGTGGCGCGAGCGTCGCCTGCTCGCGCGCAAGCTGCTCGACCAGGGCAAGTTCAAGACGGCGTATGACGTGGTGCGCACCGCCGCGGTGCCCGAGAAGGAAGTCTACCGCGTCGACTATCATTTCATGTGCGGCTGGATCGCGCTGCGCTTCCTCGGCGATCCCCAGGCGGCGATGGTGCACTTCGCCGCCATCGACGAAGGCTCGGCCAATCCGATCGCGCTGTCGCGCGCCCATTACTGGCGCGGCCGTGCCGCCGAGGCGATGGGGGCGACGGCCGATGCGCGCATGAGCTACCGGGCGGCCGCGCGCTATCCGACCGCCTATTACGGCCAGCTTGCGCGCGCAAAGCTCGGCCTCGATCGCATCGAGCTGCGACCGCCCTCGCCCGTGCTGGCCGCGCTCGACACCCCGCCCGCAGACGAGCGCGTGCGCGCCGCCGACATGCTCTACGGCATCGGCGAGCGCGACACGGTGTTCTATTACGCCGAGGATTTCGCCAAGGAGAGCACCGACGTGGCGGCCCTCGAGGGCCTCGGCGAACTCGCCGGACAGCGCCGCGATGCGCGCGTGATGCTGGAGGTCGGCAAGTCGGCGCTGGCGCGCGGGCTCGCCCTCGACCATTACGCTTTTCCGACCATCGGCATCCCCGAGCACCAGCAGGTCGCGCCCGCGATCGAGACCAGCGTGATCTATTCGGTGGCGCGCACCGAAAGCTCGTTCGACCAGCGCGACAAGTCGCCGGCCAATGCGGTCGGGCTGATGCAGGTGACGCCTGAAGCCGGCCGCGACACCGCCAAGCGCTTTGGCCTGACTTACGACTGGGACAAGATGGTCTCCGATCCCGTCTACAACACGCAAATGGGCGCGGCCGAGCTCAGCGCGCTGCTGTCGGAATATCGCGGCAACCAGATCATGACCTTTGCCGGCTACAATGCCGGCCGCGGCCGCGTGCGCGAATGGGTGCAGGCGCGCGGCGACCCCAGGGATCCCAAGGTCGATCCGGTCGACTGGGTCGAGCGCATCCCGCTGTCGGAGACGCGCAACTACGTCCAGCGCGTGATGGAGAACGTGCTGGTGTACCGCGCCAGGTTCGAGGGCAGCAGCATGATCGCCGGCAAGTCCGACCAGCGCGTCACGACGCAGGAAGTGAGCGCGGCACCAACGGGATCAGCCGCAGCCCCCTCGCCCTAG
- a CDS encoding adenylate/guanylate cyclase domain-containing protein, translating to MPIFNQSIRRKIVGIALGLIVLMLVTSILSMVMSSQVGVLLDELTNRYIPAYGDLARVNIRSLERSVALRRMIMTKMQASSDEEAYAARLREFEDADRKIEEEAERARKLINAIIDDPRTPSDNAALARIETRIETAVGELRRDQKESHAKLLNQIDAQQMAEARITLEHIDALRDQFNQKIDAIRADMLKQVFASTSQVIGHQHQAIIVSGIVTLLAAIVGFAFALLVSSGITRPVRLLLAGTREVEAGRFDKTITVSTQDEIGELAAAFNRMTEQLRHNERIRETFGRYIDPKVVQGLIDRPEVAIDGERRVMTIMFCDMSGFTSMSEGMTPRGLVRVMNHYFTVMSGPIRGNRGIIDKYIGDAIMSYWGPPFIEEDEQALLAGIAATEMVDQVPALQKQLPDLLGIRAMPAPCDLRIGIATGEVLTGSIGSELMMSFTVMGDAVNLASRLEAVNKVYGTRILISQATADAIGARLELREIDRLAVAGQSAPQPIFEVMARAGALTGAQDSLRTHYAEALAAYRARRFDEARAAFNAALEAVPGDGPSRTMLGRIAQLEAKPPEEGWDGAWRLEQK from the coding sequence ATGCCGATTTTCAACCAGTCGATCAGGCGCAAGATCGTCGGTATCGCCCTCGGATTGATCGTCCTGATGCTGGTCACCTCGATCCTGTCGATGGTGATGTCGAGCCAGGTCGGCGTCCTGCTCGACGAGCTGACCAACCGCTACATCCCGGCCTATGGCGATCTCGCGCGCGTCAACATCCGCTCGCTGGAGCGATCGGTGGCGCTGCGGCGGATGATCATGACGAAGATGCAGGCGTCCTCGGACGAGGAGGCCTATGCGGCGCGCCTTCGCGAGTTCGAGGACGCCGACCGCAAGATCGAGGAGGAGGCCGAGCGCGCGCGCAAGCTGATCAACGCGATCATAGACGACCCTCGCACGCCGTCCGACAACGCCGCGCTGGCACGGATCGAGACCCGCATCGAGACCGCCGTCGGCGAGCTGCGCCGCGATCAGAAGGAGAGCCACGCGAAACTCCTCAACCAGATCGACGCACAGCAGATGGCGGAAGCGCGGATCACGCTCGAGCATATCGACGCGCTGCGCGACCAGTTCAACCAGAAGATCGATGCGATCCGGGCCGACATGCTCAAGCAGGTCTTCGCCAGCACGTCGCAGGTGATCGGCCATCAGCACCAAGCGATCATCGTCTCTGGCATCGTGACGTTGCTCGCGGCGATCGTCGGCTTTGCCTTTGCGCTCCTGGTGTCCAGCGGCATCACGCGCCCGGTGCGGCTGCTGCTCGCCGGCACCCGCGAGGTCGAGGCCGGCCGCTTCGACAAGACCATCACCGTCTCCACGCAGGACGAGATCGGCGAGCTCGCCGCGGCTTTCAACCGCATGACCGAGCAGCTCAGGCACAACGAGCGCATCCGCGAGACCTTTGGCCGCTACATCGATCCCAAGGTGGTGCAGGGGCTGATCGACCGGCCCGAGGTCGCGATCGACGGCGAGCGCCGGGTCATGACCATCATGTTCTGCGACATGAGCGGCTTCACCTCGATGAGCGAGGGCATGACCCCGCGCGGCCTCGTCAGGGTGATGAACCACTATTTCACGGTGATGTCCGGACCGATCAGGGGTAATCGCGGCATCATCGACAAATATATCGGCGACGCCATCATGTCCTATTGGGGCCCGCCCTTCATCGAGGAAGACGAGCAGGCGCTCCTGGCCGGCATCGCCGCAACCGAGATGGTCGACCAGGTGCCCGCGCTGCAGAAGCAGCTGCCCGACCTGCTCGGCATCCGCGCCATGCCGGCGCCGTGTGACCTGCGGATCGGCATCGCCACCGGCGAGGTCCTGACCGGCAGCATCGGCTCCGAGCTGATGATGAGCTTCACCGTGATGGGCGACGCCGTGAACCTGGCCTCGCGGCTGGAGGCCGTCAACAAGGTCTACGGAACCCGCATCCTGATCTCGCAGGCAACTGCTGACGCGATCGGAGCGCGGCTCGAATTGCGCGAGATCGATCGTCTGGCGGTCGCGGGCCAGAGCGCGCCGCAGCCGATCTTCGAGGTGATGGCGCGGGCGGGCGCACTCACCGGCGCGCAGGACAGCCTGCGCACGCATTATGCCGAAGCGCTCGCCGCCTATCGGGCCCGCCGCTTCGACGAGGCGCGCGCCGCCTTCAACGCCGCGCTCGAAGCCGTCCCCGGCGACGGCCCCTCGCGCACGATGCTCGGCCGCATCGCGCAGCTCGAGGCCAAGCCGCCGGAAGAGGGGTGGGACGGCGCCTGGCGGCTGGAGCAGAAATAG
- a CDS encoding TonB-dependent receptor, translating into MSRLVSAARRFAAGLLASVSLHSLDPSSAFAQQALAEQLPPIEVTRSDDQNRTRARAIGDGEAGVRTNVAPAGNGAGSSGSGGEAAAGSGGIVGAATTVITAADIAHSPSQTLAEIIATQTPGAQITTFYGGQIGAKTSVDLRGFGAFATANTLVLVNGRRLNDVDMAQVDLSTIPLNSIERIEVTRGNSGAVLYGDNAVGGVINIVTKNGVGGPPVTARIEAGFGSFNTRLGNVSTSLNSGRWSTSFYGNTVRTDGYRDNNRYSQQNGVGNLNYTTPGLTAFLTVTGDNQELRLPGGRTVDPSIGLDELRANRRGTSTLFNYANQQGFGATAGFTKTLISGVDLIVDGGVRDKKQQSAFFSSPTPVPAFFSSTYVGSHLTTWSITPRLSVKSLLLGMPSQLLTGIDYYDASFEQNRGAGQGLAPWHNYDLRQRTVAGYFQHTLGIAPTTDISYGARVQNVSLAARDNFDPAAPFNADIGALPLTSNETQYALHLGAEHRLNDQVSLFGRVARAFRTPDVDERLSSGPSFDPLTFAAIPQTFQLKTQTSQDIEGGVRIKGGGLQLQSSLYLMDLTNEVHFNPVLFYNTNLDPTRRYGSETSLSYRVNDALLLRSGVAYTSAVFREGIWAGNDVPLVSRYTASAGVTWNIWQNYVVLDATARFWSERRMDNDQAGTQKPIPANGTIDLKLSGQVERYFWSLSVNNVLNALYYDYAIASTFTDGRFSAYPLPGRTYLLKAGATF; encoded by the coding sequence GTGTCCCGTCTCGTCTCTGCCGCCAGGCGCTTTGCCGCCGGCCTGCTCGCATCCGTTTCCCTGCATTCGCTCGATCCGTCCTCCGCCTTCGCCCAGCAGGCGCTTGCCGAGCAATTGCCGCCGATCGAGGTGACCAGGTCCGACGATCAGAACCGAACGCGCGCCAGGGCGATCGGCGATGGCGAGGCGGGGGTGAGGACGAATGTCGCGCCGGCAGGCAATGGCGCCGGCTCATCCGGCTCCGGCGGTGAGGCTGCCGCCGGCAGCGGCGGCATCGTCGGGGCCGCGACGACCGTCATCACGGCAGCCGATATCGCGCATTCGCCATCGCAGACGCTCGCCGAGATCATTGCGACGCAAACGCCGGGGGCCCAGATCACGACGTTCTATGGCGGCCAGATCGGCGCCAAGACCAGCGTGGACCTGCGTGGCTTCGGCGCCTTTGCCACTGCCAACACGCTGGTGCTGGTCAACGGCCGGCGGCTGAACGACGTCGACATGGCGCAGGTGGATCTCTCCACCATCCCGCTCAATTCCATCGAGCGCATCGAGGTGACGCGCGGCAATTCCGGCGCGGTGCTCTATGGCGACAACGCGGTCGGCGGTGTGATCAACATCGTCACCAAAAACGGCGTCGGCGGACCGCCCGTGACCGCGCGCATCGAGGCCGGCTTCGGCTCGTTCAACACCAGGCTCGGCAACGTGTCGACCTCGCTCAATTCCGGTCGGTGGTCGACCTCGTTCTACGGCAATACGGTCAGGACCGATGGCTATCGCGACAACAACCGCTATTCCCAGCAGAATGGCGTCGGCAATCTCAATTACACCACGCCAGGCCTGACTGCTTTTCTCACGGTTACCGGTGATAATCAGGAGCTGCGACTGCCGGGCGGCCGCACCGTCGATCCCTCGATCGGCCTCGACGAGCTCAGGGCCAACCGGCGAGGGACCAGCACGCTGTTCAACTACGCCAACCAGCAGGGTTTTGGCGCGACTGCGGGTTTCACCAAGACCCTGATCAGCGGCGTCGATCTCATCGTCGACGGCGGCGTGCGCGACAAGAAGCAGCAGAGTGCATTCTTTTCCAGCCCGACGCCGGTTCCGGCCTTCTTCTCGTCGACCTATGTCGGTTCCCATCTGACGACATGGTCGATCACGCCGCGGCTCAGCGTGAAGAGCCTGCTGCTCGGCATGCCGTCGCAGCTTCTGACTGGCATCGACTATTACGATGCGAGCTTTGAGCAGAACCGCGGCGCCGGGCAGGGGCTCGCCCCCTGGCACAATTACGACCTCAGGCAGCGGACCGTTGCGGGTTATTTCCAGCACACATTGGGAATCGCCCCCACGACAGACATCTCCTACGGCGCGCGGGTGCAGAACGTCAGTCTTGCGGCACGCGACAATTTCGACCCGGCAGCTCCGTTCAACGCCGACATCGGCGCGTTGCCGCTGACGAGCAACGAGACCCAATATGCGCTGCATCTCGGCGCCGAGCATCGTCTGAACGACCAGGTCTCGCTGTTCGGCCGCGTAGCGCGCGCGTTCCGCACGCCTGATGTCGACGAGCGCCTGTCCTCAGGGCCTTCGTTCGATCCCTTGACCTTCGCTGCGATCCCGCAAACGTTCCAGCTCAAGACCCAGACCTCGCAGGACATCGAGGGCGGTGTTCGCATCAAGGGCGGCGGGTTGCAGCTGCAGAGCAGTCTCTATCTGATGGATCTCACCAACGAGGTCCATTTCAATCCGGTCCTGTTCTACAACACAAATCTTGATCCGACCCGCCGCTACGGCTCTGAGACCAGTCTGTCCTATCGCGTCAACGACGCCCTGCTGCTGCGCTCCGGCGTGGCCTATACAAGTGCGGTCTTCCGCGAAGGCATCTGGGCCGGCAACGACGTGCCGCTGGTCTCGCGCTACACGGCGAGTGCGGGTGTCACCTGGAACATCTGGCAGAATTACGTGGTGCTCGATGCCACCGCGCGCTTCTGGAGCGAGCGTCGCATGGACAACGACCAGGCGGGCACCCAGAAGCCGATCCCCGCCAACGGCACGATCGATCTCAAGCTCAGCGGCCAGGTTGAGCGCTACTTCTGGTCCCTCAGCGTCAACAATGTGCTGAACGCGCTCTACTACGACTACGCCATCGCGAGCACCTTCACGGACGGCCGCTTCAGTGCCTATCCGCTGCCCGGCCGCACCTATCTGCTCAAGGCCGGCGCAACGTTCTGA
- the ilvD gene encoding dihydroxy-acid dehydratase, with translation MNAKTDIKQRLPSRHVTEGPARAPHRSYFYAMGLTTQQIHQPFVGVASCWNEAAPCNIALMRQAQAVKKGVASAGGTPREFCTITVTDGIAMGHDGMRSSLPSRECIADSVELTVRGHAYDALVGLAGCDKSLPGMMMAMVRLNVPSIFIYGGSILPGTFRGQQVTVQDMFEAVGKHSVGAMSDEDLDEIERVACPSAGACGAQFTANTMATVSEAIGLALPYSAGAPAPYEIRDAFCMTAGEQVMDLIAQNIRPRDIVTRKALENAAAVVAASGGSTNAALHLPAIAHECGIKFDLFDVAEIFKKTPYVADLKPGGRYVAKDMFEVGGIPLLMKTLLDNGFLHGDCLTVTGRTIAENLKSVKWNPHQDVVHPADKPITVTGGVVGLKGNLAPEGAIVKVAGMSNLRFTGPARCFDREEDAFEAVQKRTYREGEVIVIRYEGPKGGPGMREMLQTTAALTGQGMGGKIALITDGRFSGATRGFCIGHVGPEAAIGGPIGLLEDGDIIEIDAVAGTLNVKLSDAELAQRKTKWTARATNHTSGALWKYAQQVGPAVGGAVTHPGGAHEKQCYADI, from the coding sequence ATGAACGCGAAGACCGACATCAAGCAGAGGCTGCCGAGCCGTCACGTGACGGAAGGCCCTGCGCGCGCGCCGCATCGGTCCTATTTCTACGCCATGGGTCTGACCACCCAGCAGATCCACCAGCCTTTCGTCGGCGTTGCCTCCTGCTGGAATGAAGCCGCTCCCTGCAACATCGCGTTGATGCGCCAGGCGCAGGCGGTGAAGAAGGGCGTGGCGTCGGCCGGCGGCACCCCGCGTGAGTTCTGCACCATCACCGTCACCGACGGCATCGCCATGGGGCATGACGGCATGCGCTCCTCGCTGCCGTCGCGCGAATGCATCGCCGACTCCGTCGAGCTGACCGTCCGCGGCCATGCCTATGACGCCCTGGTCGGGCTCGCCGGCTGCGACAAGTCGCTGCCGGGCATGATGATGGCCATGGTCCGCCTCAACGTGCCCTCGATCTTCATCTATGGCGGCTCGATCCTGCCCGGCACTTTCCGCGGGCAGCAGGTCACCGTGCAGGACATGTTCGAGGCCGTCGGCAAGCATTCGGTCGGCGCCATGTCGGACGAAGACCTCGACGAGATCGAACGCGTGGCGTGCCCCTCGGCAGGCGCCTGCGGCGCGCAGTTCACCGCCAACACCATGGCGACCGTGTCCGAGGCGATCGGCCTCGCACTGCCTTACTCGGCCGGTGCCCCGGCCCCCTATGAAATCCGCGACGCCTTCTGCATGACCGCGGGCGAGCAGGTGATGGACCTGATCGCCCAAAACATCCGGCCGCGCGACATCGTCACCCGCAAGGCGCTGGAGAATGCCGCCGCCGTGGTCGCCGCCTCTGGCGGCTCGACCAATGCTGCGCTGCACCTACCGGCGATCGCGCATGAGTGTGGCATCAAGTTCGACCTGTTCGACGTTGCCGAAATCTTCAAAAAGACACCATATGTCGCGGATTTGAAGCCGGGTGGCCGTTATGTCGCCAAAGACATGTTTGAAGTAGGTGGCATACCGCTTCTGATGAAGACGCTGCTCGACAACGGCTTCCTGCACGGTGATTGCCTTACCGTCACGGGCCGTACGATCGCCGAAAACCTCAAGAGCGTGAAGTGGAATCCGCACCAGGACGTGGTGCACCCGGCAGACAAGCCCATCACCGTGACAGGCGGTGTGGTCGGTCTGAAGGGCAATCTGGCGCCAGAAGGTGCGATCGTGAAAGTCGCGGGAATGTCCAACCTCAGGTTTACCGGTCCGGCCAGGTGCTTCGACCGCGAGGAGGATGCTTTCGAGGCGGTCCAGAAGCGCACCTACCGCGAAGGCGAAGTCATCGTGATCCGCTACGAGGGGCCCAAGGGCGGCCCCGGCATGCGGGAAATGCTCCAGACCACCGCGGCGCTGACCGGCCAGGGCATGGGCGGCAAGATCGCGCTCATCACCGACGGCCGCTTCTCGGGCGCCACCCGCGGCTTCTGCATCGGCCATGTCGGGCCGGAAGCTGCCATTGGCGGCCCGATCGGGCTGCTCGAGGACGGCGACATCATCGAGATCGACGCGGTCGCCGGTACCCTTAACGTAAAATTGAGCGACGCCGAGCTCGCCCAGCGCAAGACCAAATGGACCGCTCGCGCGACTAACCACACGTCGGGTGCGCTCTGGAAATATGCTCAACAGGTTGGACCAGCGGTCGGGGGGGCAGTGACCCATCCGGGCGGCGCGCACGAGAAACAGTGCTATGCGGACATCTAG
- a CDS encoding tetratricopeptide repeat protein — protein sequence MRTSRRAIVAFVLGVGALAAPALAFDGAPVNPKDATIPVVTTLPGSAATARGKVAPAAVPQETSLSALQYAAEGGHPIAQWKLGRMYANGDGVAQDDLRAFEYFSRIANAHAEDSPSAPQAQIVANAFVALGRYYLSGIPNSKVKSDPERAREMFSYAASYFGNADAQYDLARLYLKTPDASREDFRYGARWLGLAAQKGQHEAQALLGQMLFNGDRLPRQAARGLMWLTLARDSAGADETWIKESYSRAFAKASDDDRAMCLQMLEQWVQGGRRE from the coding sequence ATGCGGACATCTAGGCGTGCCATAGTTGCGTTTGTGTTGGGGGTCGGTGCGCTGGCCGCGCCGGCGCTTGCCTTCGACGGGGCTCCAGTCAACCCGAAGGACGCGACCATCCCGGTCGTGACCACCTTGCCGGGGAGCGCGGCGACCGCACGCGGTAAAGTCGCGCCGGCGGCCGTGCCTCAGGAGACCTCGCTCAGTGCGCTGCAATATGCCGCCGAGGGTGGTCACCCCATCGCGCAGTGGAAGCTCGGCCGCATGTACGCCAATGGCGACGGTGTCGCCCAGGACGATCTGCGTGCCTTCGAATATTTCAGCCGGATCGCCAATGCGCATGCCGAGGACAGCCCGTCGGCACCGCAGGCGCAGATCGTGGCCAACGCCTTCGTCGCGCTCGGCCGCTACTATCTGAGCGGCATCCCGAACTCGAAGGTCAAGTCGGACCCGGAGCGGGCGCGGGAGATGTTCTCCTATGCTGCCTCCTATTTCGGCAATGCCGACGCGCAATATGATCTCGCCCGGCTCTACCTGAAGACGCCGGACGCCTCGCGCGAGGATTTCCGCTACGGCGCGCGCTGGCTCGGCCTCGCCGCGCAGAAGGGCCAGCACGAGGCGCAGGCGCTGCTCGGCCAGATGCTGTTCAACGGCGACCGTCTGCCGCGACAGGCCGCGCGCGGCCTGATGTGGCTGACGCTGGCGCGCGACAGCGCCGGTGCCGACGAAACCTGGATCAAGGAAAGCTACAGCCGCGCCTTCGCCAAGGCCTCCGACGACGACCGCGCCATGTGCCTGCAAATGCTGGAACAGTGGGTGCAGGGCGGCCGCCGCGAGTAG
- the xth gene encoding exodeoxyribonuclease III, whose translation MTIRVATWNVNSVRQRIDLLLTWLRECQPDIVCLQEIKCVDEAFPRLEIEALGYNVVTHGQKTFNGVALLSKLRFDETKSGLAGDDEDAHARFIEGVVTLKRGVLRIACLYLPNGNPVGTEKYPYKLKWMSRLLDYSKERLKTEEPLILAGDFNVIPHARDVHNPAAWTEDALFKPETRESFQSLLGLGLTDALRAVTDEPGLYTFWDYQAGAWQKNQGLRIDHLLLSPQASDRLANVGIDSYVRGWEKPSDHVPVWADLDLEAA comes from the coding sequence ATGACCATCAGAGTTGCCACCTGGAACGTGAACTCGGTCCGGCAGCGGATCGACCTCCTGCTGACCTGGCTGAGGGAGTGCCAGCCGGACATCGTCTGCCTCCAGGAGATCAAATGCGTCGACGAGGCCTTCCCGCGGCTCGAGATCGAGGCGCTCGGCTACAACGTGGTCACGCACGGGCAGAAGACGTTCAATGGCGTCGCGCTGCTCTCCAAGCTCCGGTTCGACGAGACCAAGTCGGGGCTCGCCGGCGACGACGAGGACGCCCATGCCCGATTCATCGAGGGTGTGGTCACGCTCAAGCGCGGGGTGCTGCGCATCGCCTGCCTTTATCTGCCCAATGGCAATCCGGTCGGGACGGAGAAATATCCCTACAAGCTCAAATGGATGTCCCGGCTTCTTGACTATTCGAAAGAGCGCCTCAAGACCGAGGAGCCGCTGATCCTCGCCGGCGATTTCAACGTCATCCCGCACGCCCGCGACGTGCACAATCCGGCCGCCTGGACCGAGGACGCCCTGTTCAAGCCCGAGACGCGGGAGAGCTTTCAGTCCCTGCTCGGCCTCGGCCTCACCGATGCCTTGCGGGCCGTCACGGATGAGCCCGGGCTTTACACCTTCTGGGACTACCAGGCCGGGGCCTGGCAGAAGAACCAGGGCCTGCGGATCGACCATCTGCTGCTGTCGCCACAGGCCAGCGACCGGCTGGCCAATGTCGGGATCGACAGCTATGTGCGCGGCTGGGAGAAGCCCTCGGACCACGTGCCGGTGTGGGCGGATCTGGATCTGGAGGCAGCCTAA